From the genome of Clostridia bacterium:
TTCACTAAAGTCTGAAACATTATTTAACCACCTCAGCCTTTCCGCCGGCTGTTTCAATCTTAGCTTTTGCAGATGCAGTGAATTTTGCAGCCTTTACAATAATCTTCTTCGAAATTTCGCCATTGCCGAGAACTACAATTCCGTCACACACCTTCTTGATGATGCCTTTGTCTTTCAAGAGCTTTGCATCAACTTCTGTGTTGTTTTCGAATACTTCAAATGCAGAAACATTTACTTCTACATATTCCTTTGCGAAAATATTTTTAAAACCGCGCTTAGGCAATCTTCTGTATAAGGGCATCTGACCGCCTTCAAAGCCGGGACGTACGCCGCCGCCTGTGCGGGCTTTCTGACCTTTATGACCGCGACCTGCCTGTGTACCGTTACCGGAAGCGTGACCGCGACCTTTACGGTAGTTTTCTTTAACAGAGCCGGGTACCGGGGACATTTCGCTTAATTTCATGTGATACACCTCCCTTTATTTTGTTTCCTCTACTGATACAAGGTGAGAAATTTTGTTCACCATACCTAAAATCTGAGGAGTAGCCTCATGTTCAACTGTGCTTCTGATTTTCTTCAAACCCAAAGCTTTTGCAGTTGCGATCTGGTCCTGCTTACGACCAATCAGGCTCTTTGTAAGTGTAATCTTCAACTGTGCCATCTTACTTCCTCCTATTAAAATTAACCTAAAATTTCTTCAACAGTCTTGCCTCTTAATTCAGCAACTTCAGCTGCTACCTTAAGATCTGCCAAGCCCTGGATTGTAGCGCCAACCATGTTCTTAGGATTGTTGGAACGAAGAGACTTTGTTCTGATATCCTTGATGCCGGCGAGTTCGATAACCGCAC
Proteins encoded in this window:
- the rplO gene encoding 50S ribosomal protein L15; amino-acid sequence: MKLSEMSPVPGSVKENYRKGRGHASGNGTQAGRGHKGQKARTGGGVRPGFEGGQMPLYRRLPKRGFKNIFAKEYVEVNVSAFEVFENNTEVDAKLLKDKGIIKKVCDGIVVLGNGEISKKIIVKAAKFTASAKAKIETAGGKAEVVK
- the rpmD gene encoding 50S ribosomal protein L30; its protein translation is MAQLKITLTKSLIGRKQDQIATAKALGLKKIRSTVEHEATPQILGMVNKISHLVSVEETK